In the Candidatus Thermoplasmatota archaeon genome, one interval contains:
- a CDS encoding succinate dehydrogenase/fumarate reductase iron-sulfur subunit has product MAPRKPEKDIPRTVRFRIFRGSRGAGLYSEYEVENEEGMVVLDAVHQIQARSEPDLAVRWNCKAGKCGSCSAEVNGVPKLMCMTRIDTLDPTRPVSVAPIKAFPHVKDLVADVAWNYEVNKRIPPFTPAPMTKAEAARGEFRMAQQDVDRLQEFRKCIECFLCQDVCHVLRDAQKKHEFFGPRFFIRLAGLDMHPKDDLDRVPMTKHAAGVELCNITKCCTEVCPEHIKITDNALIPLKERVVDRKYDPLVWLGSKIFKRSGA; this is encoded by the coding sequence ATGGCGCCCCGCAAGCCCGAGAAGGACATCCCGCGCACCGTCCGCTTCCGGATCTTCCGCGGCTCGCGCGGCGCGGGCCTCTACAGCGAATACGAGGTGGAGAACGAGGAGGGCATGGTCGTCCTCGACGCCGTGCACCAGATCCAGGCGCGAAGCGAGCCCGACCTTGCCGTGCGGTGGAACTGCAAGGCGGGAAAATGCGGATCCTGCAGCGCCGAGGTGAACGGCGTCCCCAAGCTCATGTGCATGACCCGCATCGACACGCTGGACCCCACGCGCCCCGTGAGCGTGGCGCCCATCAAGGCCTTCCCGCACGTGAAGGACCTCGTGGCCGACGTCGCCTGGAACTACGAGGTGAACAAGCGCATCCCGCCCTTCACGCCCGCGCCCATGACGAAAGCGGAGGCCGCCCGCGGCGAGTTCCGCATGGCGCAGCAGGACGTGGACCGCCTGCAGGAGTTCCGCAAATGCATCGAATGCTTCCTGTGCCAGGACGTCTGCCACGTGCTGCGCGACGCGCAGAAGAAGCACGAGTTCTTCGGGCCGCGGTTCTTCATCCGCCTGGCGGGCCTGGACATGCACCCCAAGGACGACCTCGACCGCGTGCCCATGACCAAGCACGCCGCGGGCGTCGAGCTTTGCAACATCACGAAGTGCTGCACCGAGGTCTGCCCCGAGCACATCAAGATCACCGACAACGCGCTGATCCCGCTCAAGGAACGCGTGGTCGACCGCAAGTACGACCCGCTGGTGTGGCTGGGTAGCAAGATCTTCAAGCGCTCCGGCGCCTGA